Proteins encoded by one window of Dehalococcoidales bacterium:
- the cysK gene encoding cysteine synthase A, with product MAHDATCLTGNTPLVRLNKVIGSARAEVVAKLEYFNPTGSVKDRTAVAMVLDAETKGIITKTSVIIEPTSGNTGIALAFVCAAKGYKLIIVMPENMSEERKKLLRLLGAELILTPAQEGMSGSVRLARGMAENDQNYILLGQFDNPANPDIHTRTTALEIWEDTGGLVDIVVAGAGTGGTVTGIGRALKKLKPEIQIIAVEPEGSPVLSGGKTGPHLIQGLGAGFIPGVFDPSVVDRIETVSNEAAINMTKRLAREEGLLAGLSSGAAVFVAVEEAKKRKNQGKMLVVILPDTGERYLSTWDA from the coding sequence ATAGCTCATGATGCTACTTGTTTAACTGGAAACACACCTCTGGTCCGGTTGAACAAAGTTATCGGTTCAGCCCGAGCAGAAGTGGTTGCAAAACTGGAATATTTTAATCCCACCGGAAGTGTTAAAGACCGTACGGCTGTTGCCATGGTGCTGGATGCAGAAACAAAAGGAATTATCACGAAAACCAGTGTGATTATTGAACCTACAAGTGGGAATACTGGCATCGCGCTTGCTTTTGTGTGTGCAGCCAAGGGATATAAACTGATAATAGTGATGCCAGAAAACATGTCGGAAGAGCGAAAAAAACTGCTCAGGTTGCTAGGGGCAGAGTTAATTCTTACTCCTGCACAGGAAGGTATGAGTGGCTCGGTGAGATTGGCCCGGGGAATGGCAGAGAACGATCAGAATTATATACTGCTTGGGCAATTCGACAATCCGGCCAACCCGGATATTCACACCAGAACAACAGCGCTGGAGATATGGGAAGATACAGGAGGGTTGGTTGATATCGTCGTTGCTGGAGCAGGTACAGGGGGAACAGTAACCGGTATCGGGAGAGCATTAAAAAAATTGAAACCAGAAATCCAGATAATAGCAGTTGAGCCGGAGGGTTCGCCGGTTCTATCTGGCGGAAAAACCGGCCCCCATCTGATTCAGGGGCTTGGTGCCGGTTTTATACCGGGGGTTTTTGATCCGAGTGTAGTTGACCGGATTGAAACTGTCAGTAATGAAGCCGCAATTAATATGACGAAAAGGCTTGCCCGCGAGGAAGGACTTTTAGCAGGATTATCTTCCGGTGCGGCCGTTTTTGTTGCAGTTGAGGAAGCAAAAAAACGGAAAAATCAGGGTAAAATGCTGGTAGTAATACTGCCCGATACCGGCGAGCGTTATCTTTCAACTTGGGATGCGTAG
- a CDS encoding molybdopterin dinucleotide binding domain-containing protein, whose protein sequence is VYEPWESPLDRNIMSGQKINPCAFIGKWMNEQGTPDKYPYVGTTYRCTEHWQTGIMTRSLPWLVELMPDMYAEMDEVLAAEKGIDNGDKVVVSSARGEVRAVAVVTKRFKPLTVDGKTVHQIGLPFNWGFAGMKSGDSANMLTPHVGDANTTIPEYKTFLCNVRRAD, encoded by the coding sequence AGGTTTATGAACCATGGGAGTCACCACTGGATAGAAATATTATGTCCGGTCAGAAAATTAATCCCTGTGCCTTTATCGGCAAATGGATGAACGAACAGGGAACACCCGATAAATATCCTTATGTGGGCACAACCTATCGTTGTACAGAGCACTGGCAGACCGGCATCATGACCAGAAGCCTGCCCTGGCTCGTAGAGCTCATGCCTGACATGTATGCTGAAATGGACGAAGTTCTCGCTGCAGAAAAAGGCATTGATAACGGTGATAAAGTTGTTGTCAGCTCAGCCAGAGGTGAGGTAAGAGCAGTTGCGGTAGTTACTAAACGCTTCAAACCCCTTACTGTCGATGGTAAGACCGTCCACCAGATCGGACTGCCGTTTAACTGGGGTTTTGCCGGTATGAAAAGCGGCGACTCCGCCAACATGCTTACACCGCACGTTGGTGATGCTAATACCACTATTCCTGAATACAAGACTTTCCTCTGTAATGTAAGGAGGGCAGACTAA
- a CDS encoding Rrf2 family transcriptional regulator produces the protein MKISTRSRYGIRALVTIALCSGKGPVALKTIAAMDCIPFMYLQKLASPLVSGGILNATRGMNGGVWLARPAESIKLSEVVRLLEGPVTPVDCLEEHSGCVRVQYCATREVWLQLKKAIDDVLESTTIGDLAERQEKNEMLHADMYNI, from the coding sequence ATGAAAATATCAACCAGAAGTCGTTATGGGATACGAGCATTGGTAACCATTGCGCTGTGTTCAGGAAAAGGGCCAGTTGCGCTGAAAACAATCGCAGCAATGGATTGTATCCCCTTTATGTACCTGCAAAAGTTAGCATCCCCCCTGGTTAGCGGGGGTATTCTTAACGCAACCAGGGGAATGAATGGCGGAGTTTGGTTGGCCCGGCCGGCAGAGAGTATAAAGCTGAGCGAGGTGGTTAGGTTACTGGAGGGGCCAGTCACGCCTGTAGACTGTCTGGAAGAGCATAGTGGTTGTGTGCGGGTGCAATATTGTGCTACCAGAGAAGTTTGGCTTCAACTAAAAAAAGCTATTGATGATGTGCTTGAGAGTACGACAATAGGCGATCTGGCTGAAAGACAAGAAAAAAACGAAATGTTACATGCCGATATGTACAACATTTAG
- a CDS encoding 4Fe-4S dicluster domain-containing protein, with translation MSKAILFDLTKCTACRACQVACKQWNEHKGEETSNWGSYENPRELSGETWIKMRFIEVEREGKLDWLFLRRSCLHCEEASCAIVCPVGAIFKTDEGFVHIDQDWCIGCGTCTQACPFNVPHIDHHAGLAMKCSACTSVGYNRLADGKKPACVTTCPTGALEYGDRDELVAKGRAVVDKLKANGHPKAYLYGENELGGLHVMYVLDDSPSAIYGLPDDPKVATSDVVGKWLSGLVTAGVLTALPFWLVFKRKQDLASQSGKKGGA, from the coding sequence ATGAGTAAGGCAATCCTTTTTGACCTCACCAAATGTACAGCCTGCCGGGCTTGCCAAGTAGCCTGCAAGCAATGGAATGAACATAAAGGAGAAGAAACCAGTAACTGGGGCTCTTACGAAAACCCCAGGGAGCTTTCGGGTGAAACCTGGATAAAAATGCGCTTCATTGAGGTAGAGCGAGAAGGCAAGCTCGACTGGCTGTTTCTCAGACGTTCTTGTTTACACTGCGAAGAAGCCAGTTGCGCCATCGTTTGCCCGGTAGGTGCTATCTTTAAAACTGACGAAGGGTTTGTTCACATCGATCAAGATTGGTGCATCGGGTGCGGAACCTGCACCCAAGCTTGCCCATTTAACGTTCCTCATATTGACCATCATGCCGGATTAGCTATGAAATGCAGTGCCTGTACTTCAGTTGGCTATAACAGGCTGGCTGATGGTAAAAAGCCGGCATGTGTTACCACCTGCCCTACTGGGGCGCTAGAATATGGCGACAGGGACGAATTGGTAGCCAAGGGGCGTGCTGTCGTAGACAAGCTAAAGGCAAATGGACATCCCAAAGCCTATCTATACGGCGAAAACGAACTGGGAGGACTCCATGTAATGTATGTCCTTGATGATTCTCCCAGTGCGATCTATGGATTGCCGGATGACCCCAAAGTTGCTACTTCCGATGTCGTTGGCAAATGGCTTTCCGGCCTGGTTACTGCAGGTGTATTGACCGCCTTGCCGTTCTGGCTAGTATTTAAACGCAAGCAAGATCTTGCCTCTCAATCCGGCAAGAAAGGGGGTGCCTAA
- the nrfD gene encoding polysulfide reductase NrfD, whose protein sequence is MNIGGMEWGVTLWIDLWAAGMAGGAFLTAFLADKFSGGKLKNLFKLAVCTGIILALIGVALLLSHLGNILWFWHMFVTFRPESVLSLGGWILSGWLMVAGIMLVLWLASHYIRSLKPLADKATSILSWVGFVMSILLMSYTGVLISASTQPFWAVTPMLPAVFVVSAITSGVAWLIVVSLIVNWLNRTNIRPYHWVIEQFFDESGWQIESSAIAKLAKSLVIAIIIELIVIALFILWLSASGSPAATDGLALLTGGELSLWFWVGLIAAGLVAPLIMLGMNLKKDYSTGILAGITFSSAGLVVLGGLLIRALLLIAGQA, encoded by the coding sequence ATGAATATCGGCGGAATGGAATGGGGTGTAACCCTATGGATTGATCTTTGGGCTGCCGGCATGGCTGGCGGTGCCTTCCTGACTGCTTTCCTTGCTGATAAATTCAGCGGCGGCAAGCTTAAAAACCTGTTCAAACTGGCTGTATGTACCGGCATCATCCTGGCGCTAATCGGAGTAGCCCTGCTTCTCTCTCACTTGGGCAATATTCTCTGGTTCTGGCATATGTTCGTAACTTTCCGGCCAGAATCGGTTCTCTCTCTGGGTGGCTGGATTCTTTCTGGTTGGCTTATGGTTGCCGGAATTATGCTAGTGCTCTGGCTGGCCAGCCACTACATACGCAGTTTAAAGCCTTTAGCAGACAAAGCCACCAGCATCCTCTCATGGGTTGGCTTTGTGATGTCTATACTTCTCATGTCCTATACCGGAGTACTGATTTCTGCATCAACCCAGCCTTTCTGGGCAGTTACCCCAATGCTGCCAGCGGTTTTCGTCGTCTCAGCAATCACATCCGGTGTCGCATGGCTAATCGTAGTCTCTCTGATAGTCAACTGGCTCAATCGAACGAACATCAGGCCATACCATTGGGTTATTGAACAGTTCTTCGATGAATCCGGTTGGCAGATTGAATCGTCTGCCATTGCCAAGCTGGCCAAATCTTTGGTGATAGCAATCATCATTGAGCTGATTGTAATTGCCTTGTTTATACTTTGGCTTTCTGCCTCGGGTTCACCAGCTGCTACCGACGGACTGGCATTGCTCACGGGCGGTGAGCTCTCACTGTGGTTTTGGGTTGGTCTTATTGCTGCCGGCCTTGTGGCGCCACTCATCATGCTTGGAATGAACTTGAAAAAAGACTACTCTACTGGAATCCTGGCTGGTATCACTTTCTCTTCTGCCGGATTAGTAGTCCTTGGCGGTCTTCTGATAAGAGCCTTACTATTGATTGCAGGGCAGGCATAA
- a CDS encoding formate dehydrogenase accessory protein FdhE — protein sequence MYKPEKNDTTSKIIKGLEEWVDSSTHSSRFAAFYLELLRIQAEVEQKTGVPAVGIPQKVINHRTAEGRSLARFEELDVDWMLANDTLQKLAKLFKQYSDILPNYTELQTEKIPEVNANLAQEWLEGSSLVSEAAQAGVSPHGLATLIHHTMRPFLTGYALAFKERVRQQSWRKGNCPVCGSAPSFSYLEKEAGSRYLVCSFCSMEWLFQRLDCPFCHNTDQKTLSYRTDEDDYYRLYLCEKCKRYLKAIDLRKTKGELSFGSEAIITADLDLQAQDLGYISGENYPMKTGE from the coding sequence TTGTACAAACCTGAAAAAAACGATACAACAAGTAAAATAATTAAAGGTTTGGAAGAGTGGGTTGATTCGTCAACCCACTCTTCCAGGTTCGCCGCCTTCTATCTTGAACTTCTCCGAATACAAGCTGAAGTTGAACAAAAAACCGGAGTTCCAGCGGTAGGCATACCTCAAAAAGTGATAAACCACCGCACCGCGGAAGGCCGTTCACTCGCTAGATTCGAAGAACTTGATGTTGATTGGATGCTGGCCAATGATACATTACAAAAATTGGCTAAGCTGTTTAAGCAATATTCAGATATTTTGCCCAATTATACTGAATTACAAACAGAGAAAATACCGGAGGTGAATGCAAACCTTGCCCAAGAATGGCTTGAGGGGAGCAGCCTTGTTTCCGAAGCTGCTCAAGCAGGCGTCTCTCCGCATGGGTTAGCTACACTAATACACCATACAATGCGCCCTTTTCTTACTGGATATGCCCTGGCTTTTAAAGAGCGGGTCAGACAGCAATCATGGCGAAAAGGTAATTGCCCGGTTTGCGGCTCAGCACCATCATTCAGCTATCTGGAAAAAGAAGCCGGATCCCGATACCTTGTTTGTTCCTTTTGTAGTATGGAATGGCTTTTCCAGCGCCTTGATTGCCCTTTCTGCCATAATACTGATCAAAAAACACTTTCGTATAGAACAGATGAAGATGATTATTACCGCCTTTATCTTTGTGAAAAGTGCAAGCGGTACTTAAAGGCAATAGATTTAAGAAAAACTAAAGGCGAGTTGAGCTTTGGATCGGAAGCTATAATCACTGCCGATCTTGACTTGCAAGCTCAGGATTTGGGCTATATATCTGGGGAAAATTATCCCATGAAAACTGGCGAATAA